The proteins below come from a single Oryzias latipes chromosome 14, ASM223467v1 genomic window:
- the LOC111948685 gene encoding olfactory receptor 52E4-like gives MLVPLQQPIVFEIEGFDILPGSGPFFFLLALLVYMLVLLGNGVVVCVIILDKKLHRPMFVMICHLVVCDLMGATAVLPHLMMDFLMGQKKIIYPAAISQAFCVHVYGTAVQTILGAMAYDRYVAVCEPLRYHTIMTSARLHFCCALAWIVALVLIALLFSSHMNAPLCGHIIRHVYCSNRGILNLACSPTPTNNIYGLCMTWSVSSVVFIIIAFSYIRILTDSYKQCRTDSKRSVGSALVRSKAFQTCAPHLVIYTLYQIASVIIIVGYRFPSVHPNLIKFFSILFIIIPPAINPVIYGLVIKDLRTSIIQISTRV, from the exons ATGCTGGTTCCTCTCCAACAGCCCATTGTCTTTGAAATCGAGGGCTTTGATATTCTTCCAGGCTCCGGGcctttcttcttcctcctggCTCTGCTGGTCTACATGCTGGTGCTGCTGGGTAACGGGGTGGTGGTGTGTGTCATCATCCTGGACAAGAAGCTGCACAGACCCATGTTTGTGATGATCTGTCACCTGGTGGTGTGTGATCTGATGGGAGCCACGGCGGTGCTGCCTCACCTCATGATGGACTTTCTGATGGGTCAGAAGAAGATCATTTACCCAGCAGCCATCAGCCAGGCCTTCTGCGTCCACGTCTACGGCACGGCTGTGCAGACCATTCTGGGTGCGATGGCTTATGACAG GTACGTTGCTGTGTGTGAGCCGCTCAGGTATCACACCATCATGACATCAGCCCGGCTGCACTTCTGCTGTGCTCTGGCCTGGATCGTGGCGCTGGTGCTGATCGCCTTGCTCTTTTCCTCCCATATGAACGCCCCTTTGTGTGGTCACATCATTCGACATGTCTACTGCAGCAACAGAGGCATCCTCAACCTGGCGTGCTCCCCCACCCCAACCAACAACATCTACG GTCTGTGCATGACCTGGTCTGTGAGCTCggtggtcttcatcatcatTGCTTTCTCCTACATCAGAATCCTGACGGATTCCTACAAACAGTGCAGAACAGACAGCAAGCGCTCCGTTGGTTCTGCACTGGTGCGCAGCAAAGCCTTCCAGACCTGTGCCCCCCACCTCGTTATCTACACACTCTATCAGATAGCGTCAGTCATCATAATTGTAGGTTACAGGTTCCCGTCTGTCCACCCAAACCTCATCAAGTTCTTCAGTATTCTATTTATCATCATACCCCCCGCTATTAACCCAGTCATCTACGGACTGGTCATCAAAGATCTGCGCACCAGCATCATTCAGATTTCCACCAGAGTCTAA
- the LOC110016341 gene encoding olfactory receptor 52K1-like, whose product MENITYNSIVLQVEGFKVTKESTEYAFFLFFFSYIVIMILNLGILAIIAIDKSLHQPMYLLFCNLPVSDIVGCTHILPRLLSDMLVPPSERLISYYECVVQAFTTHMFGTTSHTVLMVMAFDRYVAICNPLRYANIMTSRMIIKLTVFAWGVPFVWVAVLLGLTIRLNRCRTLIENPFCDNASLFKLSCESSVINNIYGLAFTVVLLTSSIGSIVLTYSKITAVCLTSKSKSLNNKALQTCSTHLVVYLIMSFSGVSIVVLHRFPQYSEYRKLSAILFVMIPPSLNPIIYGVQSREIQKFLSEKCCSRKRLKKNPI is encoded by the coding sequence aTGGAAAACATTACCTACAACAGCATCGTTCTGCAGGTAGAAGGCTTCAAGGTGACAAAGGAGTCAACAGAATAtgccttcttcctcttcttcttctcctatATTGTCATCATGATACTGAACTTAGGCATCTTGGCTATTATTGCCATTGACAAGAGCCTCCATCAACCCATGTACTTGTTGTTTTGTAACCTGCCAGTCAGTGATATTGTTGGGTGTACTCACATTTTGCCCCGGCTGCTCTCAGACATGTTGGTGCCCCCCTCTGAGCGCCTCATCAGTTATTACGAGTGTGTGGTTCAGGCTTTTACCACTCACATGTTTGGCACCACCTCCCACACCGTCCTCATGGTCATGGCCTTCGACAGGTATGTGGCCATCTGTAACCCTCTGCGATACGCCAACATCATGACCAGCAGGATGATCATCAAGCTGACGGTCTTTGCGTGGGGGGTCCCCTTTGTCTGGGTAGCGGTTCTGCTCGGTCTGACCATTCGGCTCAACCGATGCCGTACTCTGATAGAGAACCCATTCTGTGACAATGCTTCGCTGTTCAAGCTGTCCTGTGAGAGCTCTGTCATCAACAACATCTACGGCCTCGCCTTCACCGTGGTCCTCCTAACCTCATCCATCGGCAGCATAGTCCTCACCTACAGTAAGATCACGGCGGTCTGTCTGACCAGCAAGAGCAAGAGTTTAAACAACAAGGCCCTACAGACCTGCAGCACTCACTTAGTGGTGTATTTGATCATGTCATTCAGTGGCGTTTCAATTGTTGTTCTGCACCGTTTCCCCCAGTACTCAGAATACAGAAAACTCAGTGCCATCCTCTTCGTTATGATACCCCCCAGCTTAAACCCCATCATCTATGGGGTGCAGTCCAGAGAGATCCAAAAGTTCCTATCTGAAAAATGCTGTTCCAGAAAAAGGTTGAAGAAAAATCCCATTTGA
- the LOC110016441 gene encoding olfactory receptor 2A12-like: MNNQTMLVPLQQPIVFEIEGFDILPGSGPFFFLLALLVYMLVLLGNGVVACVIVLDKKLHRPMFVMICHLVVCDLMGATAVLPHLMMDFLMGQKKIIYPAAISQAFCIHVYGTAVQTILGAMAYDRYVAVCEPLRYQTIMTSTRMHLCCALAWLVAFVLIAILFSFHLNVPLCGKTIQHVYCSNRGILNLACIPTPDNNLYGLCVSLSIRMSFQLFPGLSMTWSLSTAVFVIIAFSYIKILTVTLKQGRTDSSVRSKAFQTCSSHLMVYILYQIALLIVIVSLRFPTAKNMWKFCSIMITIFPPAVNPIIYGLVSKELRTSIIQNFFGWVKKKQLGFRTS; the protein is encoded by the exons ATGAACAACCAAACCATGCTGGTTCCTCTCCAACAGCCCATTGTCTTTGAAATCGAGGGCTTTGATATTCTTCCAGGCTCCGGGcctttcttcttcctcctggCTCTGCTGGTCTACATGCTGGTGCTGCTGGGTAACGGGGTGGTGGCGTGTGTCATCGTCCTGGACAAGAAGCTGCACAGACCCATGTTTGTGATGATCTGTCACCTGGTGGTGTGTGATCTGATGGGAGCCACGGCGGTGCTGCCTCACCTCATGATGGATTTTCTGATGGGTCAGAAGAAGATCATTTACCCAGCAGCCATCAGCCAGGCCTTCTGCATCCACGTCTACGGCACGGCTGTGCAGACCATCCTGGGTGCGATGGCTTATGACAG GTATGTTGCTGTGTGCGAGCCGCTCAGGTATCAGACCATCATGACGTCGACACGGATGCATCTCTGTTGTGCTCTGGCCTGGTTGGTCGCCTTCGTGCTCATTGCCATCCTCTTCTCCTTTCACCTAAACGTGCCGCTGTGCGGCAAAACCATTCAGCATGTGTACTGCAGCAACCGCGGCATTCTGAACCTGGCCTGCATCCCCACCCCCGACAACAACCTCTACGGTCTGTGCGTCTCTCTTAGCATCAGA ATGAGCTTTCAATTATTTCCAGGACTTTCCATGACCTGGTCTTTGAGCACGGCAGTCTTCGTCATCATCGCTTTTTCTTACATCAAAATCCTGACTGTTACTTTGAAACAAGGCAGAACGGACAGCAGTGTGCGAAGCAAGGCCTTTCAAACCTGCTCGTCCCACCTCATGGTATACATCCTCTATCAGATAGCTCTACTTATTGTTATTGTGAGCCTCAGGTTCCCCACCGCCAAAAACATGTGGAAGTTCTGTAGCATCATGATCACCATCTTTCCTCCAGCTGTCAACCCCATCATCTATGGCTTGGTCAGCAAAGAGCTGCGCACCAGCATCATCCAGAACTTCTTTGGATGGGTCAAGAAAAAACAGCTTGGTTTTAGAACATCATAA
- the LOC101159127 gene encoding olfactory receptor 2A12-like, whose product MFMCLPVLHRALLPWMNNQTMLVPLQQPIVFEIEGFDILPGSGPFFFLLALLVYMLVLLGNGVVACVIILDKKLHRPMFVMICHLVVCDLMGATAVLPHLMMDFLMGQKKIIYPAAISQAFCIHFYGVAVQTILGAMAYDRYVAVCEPLRYQTIMTSTRMHLCCALAWLVAFVLIAILFSFHLNVPLCGKTIQHVYCSNRGILNLACIPTPDNNVYGLSMTWSLSTAVFVIIAFSYIKILTVTLKQGRTDSSVRSKAFQTCSSHLMVYILYQIALLIVIVSLRFPTAKNMWKFCSIMITIFPPAVNPIIYGLVSKELRTSIIQNFFGWVKKKQLGFRTS is encoded by the exons ATGTTTATGTGTCTGCCTGTCCTCCACAGAGCTCTGCTACCCTGGATGAACAACCAAACCATGCTGGTTCCTCTCCAACAGCCCATTGTCTTTGAAATCGAGGGCTTTGATATTCTTCCAGGCTCCGGGcctttcttcttcctcctggCTCTGCTGGTCTACATGCTGGTGCTGCTGGGTAACGGGGTGGTGGCGTGTGTCATCATCCTGGACAAGAAGCTGCACAGACCCATGTTTGTGATGATCTGTCACCTGGTGGTGTGTGATCTGATGGGAGCCACGGCGGTGCTGCCTCACCTCATGATGGATTTTCTGATGGGTCAGAAGAAGATCATTTACCCAGCAGCCATCAGCCAGGCCTTCTGCATCCACTTCTACGGCGTGGCCGTGCAGACCATCCTGGGTGCGATGGCTTATGATAG GTATGTCGCTGTGTGCGAGCCGCTCAGATATCAGACCATCATGACGTCGACACGGATGCATCTCTGTTGTGCTCTGGCCTGGTTGGTCGCCTTCGTGCTCATTGCCATCCTCTTCTCCTTTCACCTAAACGTGCCGCTGTGCGGCAAAACCATTCAGCATGTGTACTGCAGCAACCGCGGCATTCTGAACCTGGCCTGCATCCCCACCCCCGACAACAATGTCTACG GACTTTCCATGACCTGGTCTTTGAGCACGGCAGTCTTCGTCATCATCGCTTTTTCCTACATCAAAATCCTGACTGTTACTTTGAAACAAGGCAGAACAGACAGCAGTGTGCGAAGCAAGGCCTTTCAAACCTGCTCGTCCCACCTCATGGTATACATCCTCTATCAGATAGCTCTACTTATTGTTATTGTGAGCCTCAGGTTCCCCACCGCCAAAAACATGTGGAAGTTCTGTAGCATCATGATCACCATCTTTCCTCCAGCTGTCAACCCCATCATCTATGGCTTGGTCAGCAAAGAGCTGCGCACCAGCATCATCCAGAACTTCTTTGGATGGGTCAAGAAAAAACAGCTTGGTTTTAGAACATCATGA